The Synergistaceae bacterium genomic interval CTTCTCAAGCATTCTCGGTGTGATCGCCATAGTTTAGAGTCCTCCTCTGTCGATGATTTGTCCGCACTTCTTGCAAACACGTACCTTCTTGCCGTTCTCAAGAAATGAACTTCCGACTCTCGTCGCTTTTCCGCACTGGGGGCATACAAGCATGACTTTGCTCGCATAAATCGGAGCTTCCTGCTTGATGATGCCGGACTGCGGATTATTCTGGGTCGGCTTCACATGACGCGATACCATGTTCACGCCCTCGACTACTACGAGATCGCGCTCGGGTACTCTGCGGATGATCTTGCCTTCCTTGCCTTTATCCTTGCCGGTGATGACTTTCACGCGGTCATTTTTCCTTAATCTTACTGTCATGATTGATTCTCCCTATACGACTTCAGGAGCAAGCGACAATATGCGCATATACTTCTTTGCTCTCAGCTCACGCCCTACAGGCCCGAATATACGCGTGCCTCTGGGTTCGCCGTTCGCGTCAATGAGTACTGCTGCGTTGTCGTCAAACCTGACATATGTTCCGTCTCTGCGGCGGATTTCCTTCTTTGTGCGGACTATCACGGCCTTCACTACGCTTCCCTTCGGAATGTTGCTGTTCGGGATGGCCTCGCGCACTGATGCAACGATTACATCTCCGATTGTGCCGTAACGCCTCTTGCTTCCGCCCATGACCTGAATGCAGAACAGCTTTCTTGCGCCTGAGTTATCAGCGACGTTCAGAACTGTGGTTAGCTGAATCATTTACCCCTGAACCTCCTCTGATACTGCCTCTAATGTCTCGTCAGTGCCGAACACAGGAGCACGGCGCGTAATCTCCAGCAGTTCCCAGCGTTTGGTCTTGCTTAACGGCCTTGTCTCTCGGATACGCACTTCATCTCCCATTCGGCAGGTGTTCTCTGCGTCATGAGCTACATACTTCTTTGCGCGTTTGATTCTCTTACCGTACAGCGGGTGTTCGGCCATGCACTCAACACGGACGACAATAGTTTTGTCCATCTTGTCGCTGACGACTATACCCGTTCTTACTTTACTAGGCATTCTGTGCTTCCTTTTCCGCAACTGCCTTCTCAGTCGCTATCGTCAAGAGCCGTGCGATAGTCTTTCGGACTTCACGGATACGGCTTGTGTTCTTCAGGTGCCCGACAGCATTCTGAAAACGCAGGTTGAATAATTCTGTCTTGTACTCCTTAATCTTTCCGGCGATCTCCTCGCTCGATAACTCCCTGAGCTTGGCCGGTTTCTCGTTTGCGTTCATCAGGCATCACCTCCGCTGCGTACAAAGCGAACCTTCACAGGCAGCTTGTGAGATGCTGTCCTGAAGGCTTCCTGCGCGACATCTTCAGGAATCCCTGAGAACTCGAACAGTACGCGGCCTCTCTTCACTGCGGCAACCCAGAACTCCGGTGCTCCTTTGCCTTTACCCATACGAGTCTCAAGAGGCTTCTTTGTGTAAGGTCTGTCCGGGAACACACGAATCCAGATTTTCCCGCCCTTCTTCATCTTACGCGATATTGCTACACGGGTCGCCTCAATCTGGCGCGCTGTGAGCCACACGTTCTCGAGAGCCTGAATCCCGTAATCTCCGAAGGCTATCGTTGTGCCTCCCTTAGAGATTCCGCGAAGGGGTGATCTGTGTGATTTGCGGTACTTCACTCTGCTTGGCATTAACATTGTGATTACGCCCCCTTATTCGCCGGTCTGCTGCGTGCCGGACGTGCCGGAGCTGCTGCCTTCTCGTTCTTGCGGTCGCGGTAAATCCAGACCTTGCAGCCGATTACTCCGTACATTGTTACGGCCTCTGAGAACCCGTAATCTATATCTGCCCTGATGGTCGACAGGGGAAGCTGCCCCTCGTTGTACCACTCTGTGCGGGCGATTTCTGCTCCGCCCAAGCGTCCGGCTACCTGTGCCTTGATGCCCTTCACTCCGGCCTTCGTCGCACGGAAGATTGCCTGCTTCATTGCACGGCGGAAGGACACTCTGCGCTCAAGCGAACTCGCGATGTTCTCCGCCACTAACTGAGCTTCTACGTCGGGATTCTTGATCTCGTTGACGTTCACCATGACTTTTCCGCCGGTGATCGCCTGAAGCTCATTCTTGATGTTCTGAATCTCGTTGCCGCCCTTGCCTATCACTACGCCGGGACGTGCTGTGTAAATCGTGAAGCGGACTACAGGCCCGACGCGCTCGATCTCGATGCGTGAGATACCTGCACCCTCCCACTTCTTCATGATGTACTTACGCAGCTTTATATCTTCGTGTAATTTTTTCGCGTAATTCTTCTTGTCGGCATACCATCTCGCCTGAAAATCGCTCGTTACTCCGAGACGGTAGCCTATCGGGTGTACTTTCTGTCCCATTATTTCCTCCTACTGACGTTCGCCGACCGTGATCGTTACGTGTGATGTCTTGTGCACGTAAGGATGAGCACGTCCCATTGATACCGGCCTGAACCTCTTCATCATTGGCCCTTGATTCGCGTAGGCCTCATGAACATAGAGTTTGTCGAGATCCATTCCGTAATTATGCTCTGCGTTCGCCATAGCACTGTTAAGCACCTTCAAGATTATGCGTGCTGCCTTCTTGTCGCTGAATTTGAGTATCACTACGGCCTTCTCTGCTGACTTCCCGCGTATAAGTTCGAGCACCTGCCTCACCTTATAGGGAGAAATCCTCACATTGACGGTCTTAGCTGTTGCTGTCTTTATCTCTGGCATGACCTGTTACCTACTCTTACTTAGCCTTCTTGTCCTGCCCTGCGTGATGGCCGAATCTGCGGGTAGGGGCAAACTCTCCGAGCTTGTGTCCCACCATGTTCTCGCTGATGTACACAGGAAGATGCATTTTCCCGTTATGCACAGCGATCGTGTGGCCGATCATCTGCGGAACTACTGTTGAGCGTCTCGACCAGGTTTTTACTACCTTCTTGCTGCCCGAAACGTTCATGTCCTCGATTCTCTTCAGAAGCCTCTGTTCGACAAAAGGCCCTTTCTTAGTTGAACGCATTTATCTACTCAGCTCCTTACTTGTCATAGCGTCTGCGGATAATCAGCTTATCCGAAGGCTTCTTCTTGCGCGTCTTGTATCCCTTCGCAGGAGTGCCCCAAGGTGATACGGGGTGCTTGTTGGACTTGGATTTGCCTTCACCGCCGCCCATAGGGTGATCTACGGGGTTCATGACCATTCCGCGAACGTGAGGCCTGCGTCCTCTGTGCCTTGTTGCGCCAGCCTTGCCGAGCGAGATGTTGTCGTAGTCCTCATTGCCGACCTGACCTATTGTCGCCATGCACTCAAGCAGAATAAGCCTTAATTCTCCGCTGGGCATCCTGATGTACGCATACTTGCCCTCTTTGGACATGAGCTGCGCGCTTGTTCCTGCAGAACGAACCAGCTTTGCACCGCAGCCGGGAGCCATCTCGATATTGTGAATTACCGTGCCGACCGGAATATCCTTCAGCTTAAGCGCGTTGCCGGGAGTGATGTCGCTCTCAGGCCCTGAATATATCGTGTCGCCGACGTTAAGCCCCTTCGGAAGAATGATGTATCTCTTCTCGCCGTCCACATAGTTAATTAATGCTATGCGGGCGTTGCGGTTAGGATCGTACTCTACTGTGGCGACCTTGCCGGGTATGCCTAACTTGTCGCGCTTGAAATCTATTATGCGGTAGGCTCTCCTGTGCCCGCCTCCGATGTGGCGCATGGTTATTCTGCCGGTGTTGTTGCGGCCTCCATGCTTGCGGAGCTGGGTAACGAGCGAGCGTTCCGGTTTATCTGCCGTAATGTCTTCGCGTCCCTGAATGCTCATGTGGCGGCGTGCAGGGGTATACGGCTTGAATTGTTTGATTGACATATCTATAAAATCTCCTGTGTTATATCGAAGCACCCTCGAAGAACTCGATATGCTGGTCAGGCTTCAGCGTTACTATAGCTTTCTTCCATG includes:
- the rplB gene encoding 50S ribosomal protein L2 — protein: MSIKQFKPYTPARRHMSIQGREDITADKPERSLVTQLRKHGGRNNTGRITMRHIGGGHRRAYRIIDFKRDKLGIPGKVATVEYDPNRNARIALINYVDGEKRYIILPKGLNVGDTIYSGPESDITPGNALKLKDIPVGTVIHNIEMAPGCGAKLVRSAGTSAQLMSKEGKYAYIRMPSGELRLILLECMATIGQVGNEDYDNISLGKAGATRHRGRRPHVRGMVMNPVDHPMGGGEGKSKSNKHPVSPWGTPAKGYKTRKKKPSDKLIIRRRYDK
- the rpsS gene encoding 30S ribosomal protein S19, whose protein sequence is MRSTKKGPFVEQRLLKRIEDMNVSGSKKVVKTWSRRSTVVPQMIGHTIAVHNGKMHLPVYISENMVGHKLGEFAPTRRFGHHAGQDKKAK
- the rpsC gene encoding 30S ribosomal protein S3, with amino-acid sequence MGQKVHPIGYRLGVTSDFQARWYADKKNYAKKLHEDIKLRKYIMKKWEGAGISRIEIERVGPVVRFTIYTARPGVVIGKGGNEIQNIKNELQAITGGKVMVNVNEIKNPDVEAQLVAENIASSLERRVSFRRAMKQAIFRATKAGVKGIKAQVAGRLGGAEIARTEWYNEGQLPLSTIRADIDYGFSEAVTMYGVIGCKVWIYRDRKNEKAAAPARPARSRPANKGA
- the rpmC gene encoding 50S ribosomal protein L29, producing MNANEKPAKLRELSSEEIAGKIKEYKTELFNLRFQNAVGHLKNTSRIREVRKTIARLLTIATEKAVAEKEAQNA
- the rplN gene encoding 50S ribosomal protein L14, with translation MIQLTTVLNVADNSGARKLFCIQVMGGSKRRYGTIGDVIVASVREAIPNSNIPKGSVVKAVIVRTKKEIRRRDGTYVRFDDNAAVLIDANGEPRGTRIFGPVGRELRAKKYMRILSLAPEVV
- the rplP gene encoding 50S ribosomal protein L16 — translated: MLMPSRVKYRKSHRSPLRGISKGGTTIAFGDYGIQALENVWLTARQIEATRVAISRKMKKGGKIWIRVFPDRPYTKKPLETRMGKGKGAPEFWVAAVKRGRVLFEFSGIPEDVAQEAFRTASHKLPVKVRFVRSGGDA
- the rplV gene encoding 50S ribosomal protein L22; translation: MPEIKTATAKTVNVRISPYKVRQVLELIRGKSAEKAVVILKFSDKKAARIILKVLNSAMANAEHNYGMDLDKLYVHEAYANQGPMMKRFRPVSMGRAHPYVHKTSHVTITVGERQ
- the rpsQ gene encoding 30S ribosomal protein S17, translated to MPSKVRTGIVVSDKMDKTIVVRVECMAEHPLYGKRIKRAKKYVAHDAENTCRMGDEVRIRETRPLSKTKRWELLEITRRAPVFGTDETLEAVSEEVQG
- the rplX gene encoding 50S ribosomal protein L24, yielding MTVRLRKNDRVKVITGKDKGKEGKIIRRVPERDLVVVEGVNMVSRHVKPTQNNPQSGIIKQEAPIYASKVMLVCPQCGKATRVGSSFLENGKKVRVCKKCGQIIDRGGL